AAGGGAATCATCATAGATATGGCGACCCTGATTTGACCTCGAGTGGACTCTCGACCCCTTTTTTTAGGTATCCTTAATTCATAGCATCCTATTACTGCTTTTGACAAATCATTATTACATATCTTCGATCATGCGTGTCTCGTTgaccttattttcttttttgattcgtGCGAATAAatggtaaaaaaattttctttctcgataaaccgtaattaaatttctttttaaatgccTGTTAAAACgcaatattaatgatttatcaaaaataaattgcaTGTATTGCGTTTTGGTTACAAATGAGAAAAagctatataaaatggatGGACTAATTTCTCTCatgaattatcgatttttctccTATTGTATTCTACATTCGTAAGCGCGCGATTTTGTAGTATATTTGTCATACGATTAATgcgatttaaatttattactcCTACTTCcgtatcctttctctctcaacaAAACCAGTTTACTTTGCTGTGTATAGATACgcttaaaatattcatatatttgcgtatatattacctatatatacctatataatatacatagattaatGCAATGGTGTTAAATCGGCTCGCGTGTCGATAAACACCTTTTTTTCCCTGtgtgaaacaaaaatattaccgGAAATCTattcattttctaataaacGTACATGACCCAGAATATATTCCACTCGCtatatttttccaaatttagaaatatatttttctcttttatttcttgattAATGCAATTTTCCACTCGTTAGAATCAATCACGTAGAatgattcataataaatagaaataaaaattgaagaaaaactATATCGTAGAATCAGATAGGAAGGACGAAGCTCGCGATAAAAGGAATCTTACAAATAttttgtctaaaaaaaaaaagatgaccGCGACAACCGACGGACGTAATTGCGGAAAAAATACATCTTagtcgataaagaaaaaagtttgtcagaagggaaaagagaccCGAAGGAATTATGCCGGACAAAAATCCAACCTGTCGAGATGGGCAACGCGAAAACAAAGACTTCTTCGTCGATGAGATATCGTCGATCGGCATGTCACTGCGGCCCAGCGGCAGCGCCTCTTCCGGTGAGTCgacatcgatcgatttttcattttattttacgatatttgttctttcatatctgtctatctatctttctttcccttcttccctcttcccatctctctttctctcctctctctctctctccttctcccactccctctctcctatcttttctttctatttcgtcTTCGAAATTTAGACATTTTTCGACGTATGTATTTTTCGAGATAAACGAGTAAACTGTTCATCCATCATTCTTTCTATCGTTCGACAttttgataaaacaaaatatcatcGTGGCTGCTTTTTCCccatgaaaaatttatctttccaGAAAATACTTTCCTTTTAACTTTTCacacaaataaaaagataaattaagatTCATTCTTTCGCGCTTTCacaattcgttcgttcagataaattataataaatgctAAAGTACCGATAAGTACTTTTAGAAACTTTGAGCGAACGCTCACGTTAGTATACTTTGCATAATAAATTCGAAGTGGTATTTTCTTGAGTAAACGTGCCGACGGATCCGTATCAAAAGGACCTACTTTCTTACGATGATTAATTCCTTGAGTAAGAAAGGACTTGAAAGTActtcaacgaagaaaattaattttacgataatgCCTAATTAGATGGGTAAATGTAACAACAtcatttttcttgttctctttcttattaaagccattttattatcatgcaaattatagaagaagaacattcgaatgatattatcaattatttcagcttaataaaagtatatattgttgaataacaacattaaaaattcgattaatcataattaaaaaaaaaaaaaagatcaaagattTAACTCATTGTTAAATCGAATCAAGCACTCGACTTCGACTCTCTAAGTTGTAAAAGTAAATTCTTTATGAAGGCACCATTTGTAGCAGAATTTGTCAATGATTTATGTCCACCAGTCACTAAACATTTCGTAAGATCTTTCCTCAATTGCGAACATGGTTGCGGTATTGACGGTGAAACGAGTAACATCCAAACTGTACGTAATTGATTGAAAAGATTCAAAATGACGCATTCAACCATTTGCTCGTTCTTATCCCCTAAGGGAATGGAATCGTCCATGGCACAGAGCCAAAGTACGTTGTCCAGCCATAATTCCAGACCACGCAGATCGATCTTGTAATTAACACCGTGATCTTTTAGCCACAGAGTTAACTAAAACGTTCgagatatatgaaatattttcgattgatTAGTTTCTACGGGAATAAACTAACGGAATAATATTGAAGAGGTAACGTTGAAAATGTTGAAAGATATAGATAggcaacaataaaaataaaaaaaaaaagtaagaacgtaaatttgaaaaaatcaaattggCAACTTGACAAGTCTAATCATGTGGAAAGAGCTTTGTTCCGATTTACCTTTGCACGACATTGGAAGGTCAGTGGATTACCGTCGAAACGTAACTTGTCGAGGGCTCTCAACGATTGTAGAACGTTGCTTTCCAAACATCCAAGTCGATTTTCGCTAAGATCGAGTCTGCGAAGATTCGACAATCTCTCGAAGGCTAACGACTGGATCGTCGTGATCTGATTATAGGAGAAATCCAACTGTTGCAAGGATATCAGCTCTTGGAACCAACGATCCTTCACTTGGCTAATGTTATTACTCGAGAGAGTGAGTTTCTGGAGATAAGTCAAGCCACGAAAGGCATCGTCGTCTATGTCCTTGATGTTACAGTTTTGCAAGTTCAGAGCCACCAGATTCTTGGCGTATCTTGAAAATGCGTCTTTCGGGAGTTGACGTACATCAGATTGAAGGATCATGATCGCAGATATTACGTTATTGCCTTGATCCAAAGATTTTTCCAAACTTTCGTTTGTACACTTCACTCGATTCCCAAATCCTatacgatttataaataattattgttaatttattcaattctcAGAAATTGCTTGTTATTGTAGTAATGCTAATGAAAAGGAATATTGTATATTCCTGTTCATTGCGTAATATTTGTTTGTGCATTTTAGTACTTAGAGCTCACGTCTCAATGCATCGAATATAGAATAGCGACTGATTTAATGGTAAATAGAAGCATAATACGAATGTAAATATTCGTTATCGGCAACAACTATATTCATGAAGCGAGGATATGCGTCacaatttatagaaattatgttaataagaCTATCGAGGATGCTTTAAAAGCGTCAACTAATATATAAAGGGATATTTTACTTGTAGTTGTATTAGTAACTTTATCTTACCTTCTTCATAATTGTTAACGGTACACTTTGCTAATGTTATCAccatgaaattgaaaatatagaataacACAAAGAATATACGATCCATCctgaataattttaaactttACTCTTCTCTAAATGGTCTcttaattaagaataaaacgGAAATGTTCGCGTAGGATGGACAAATCCTTGCAACGTCGAAATTATCAATTTCAACATTTTCCGCTTCGTGATATGGTCATATCTTTGAAACAATTATTCCGTAAACACAGTCTATTCGAActcttttaaatatacttattcgttcaaaaataaaaatgaaaatgtctACAGTACGTTCGGtactatttcttattttaaagatacgtaataaattcattttcaatcgGATTTCGTTTTCAATGTCATTAGGTATCTCGACCCTCGCCAGCTGTGGTGAAGTCGACGCACTACCCGAACTTCCGGCACAGGATGAAGAACGTTTACAACGTGCAGCACGTTTGTTGCAACAACGGCTTGTATTACGTCAATGGTTGGCGGATCATGGCTTACATAGCTATTATCAAAAGTAAGAAAAGCTTTGATTACATTTTGTTAATacagaaaaattcaatttaattcaaGTTGATTCACcggataagaaaataatagaaattctaTCATATTCTCTGTTTCCATCAGGTTAATGCAAATGGACGTTATGTCTCTGGAAGATGTATATTGGGTGGAGGACACTGCGGCACAAGCCACGCTTGGCAAGGATCTACAACGATGGATTCAGGCCAGGCAGGCATTACCCACTTCGAAGAGAGATTTAGAAACTTTAAAGGCGGATCTATGGAGTGCTGTTGTAAAAAACAGTCAACATCAAGACGCTTGGACATGGGGTATATTTGATTaaactttaatatcttttacattTGTTAGCGTTTATTATAACTCCCTTCCATTttgttatctattttattcattagtAATTTATATGAATCATTTACCTCTTTACAATCTctcctattattattgtttatctactctttatcattattcttatcttCGGATATTATTTCTCAGGTGGAATGTTAGTAGTATCCGTGTCAGTAGCTGGTTTAGTTACTCTGGCTGCTATGACGCAGCCTGCATTAGCACCAGAAGCTAAGCATTCTCTTTTGCAATATGTTactggaaaatatttattaccgaGCAACTGTCGTGTCCATTTTGAGTGGGAAGAGCCACAACTTGTAGGAGAAACAATGACTTTTACTGTAAAggtaaaataatcgaaataagttattttgttttgatccgagttcttttttcatttttatacaaaaaggattttttttctctctctctaaatattATCTTCCTCAGTTCTATCAACGAAATGGTCAACCATATCCGATCTGCGACAAGGATAATCTCATTGTGGAAGTGACAGAAGGCTCGCGGAGAGTAGCTACTCTAATAGAATTAGGAGGTACCGATCCTTTAGCTGCAAATACTGCAGTAGTGAAGTTCACCGTCCGCCATGCTGGACAATACAAAATAGCTGTACTTATTGGATCATGTCACGTTCACGGCAGTccatttcttaaaaattttctgcCTGGTAAGAACATAGTTgatgttagaaaaatatataaaatgaaaaattgattttttttatttttttcatttttcctgtTTATAGGACCTCCAGATCCAAATAAAACCGTCTTCGTACGTCAAAGTTCTACGGTCGTTTGTACAGCTGGTATTGCACATTCAATGACAATAGAACCACGAGATGAATATAATAACTTATGCATATTTGGCCCCGGCGAAAAACCCACTAAAGGGTACGATGTCAATATTATTCAGGCAAGTGATTTTCTGATTGGGATTGGTCGAATCATTCGAGAAAAGATAttcattagaatattttaacaGCAGATAGGTAATCATGCGGAAAAAGGATCGGTTATAGATTACTCGATTCATCTCGACTACGATTCTCCAAATCAGAGAGTTCGATTGAAAGTTAGCTTTCCAAAAGGTGGTTGTTATCATGCGACTGTTAGCCTCGCAGGATTACAATTACACAATGGAGACTTTGACATTATCGTTCTGGAAAGTACGTCGAATAATtccttataattatatatatatttttcatatgtttactattctcttcgttttttattcttctttaggTTCAGTTGCAAGATTGGTTCATAGTAATGTTGCTTCTAAAGATCCAGATATATGCTACGTTGCTAAATTATTAGGTATGCAAGGTGAAAGATTCTCTAAGCCAAAAAAAGTCTTTTGTTATATATCACCAAAGCAATTAACGATCaaggaatatttattaaaattcattcctAAAAGACTTGTTACTTTTAGACTATGTCCTTCGACTAAGGTAAGTGTTTGTGAAACACGAttgaatatatacaatttgttaaagaatttttactttctttataagattatttaaCGTTCCCAGTTTCATTTTGACTGTTTGAACAATCATCACGAGGGATATCATTCGTTTTCAATAGACGACGGATGTCAACCACCTgtcgaattaatttctttatatcgcGATATAATAGCCGCTACCTTTACAttgtttcttcttaaaaatatcGGTGGTAGCGAGACCTTCGCCGATaaacaagattttttttatcacgaaGTTCGAAAACATCACCAGAAATATTATCATGAGAAACTTTCAATGAAAGTGCAACGAGACAAACTTTTAGAATCGGTAATTactaaaatttattaagatcATCCTTATTACAAGCACTTTCTAAAACTGCATATTTTGtgatattttctattgttttcaGTCGATGAAAGCTACTAAAGGATTTTCAGTGAGCGATTGGTGCAGAAACTTTGAAATAACGTTTCAAGGCGAACAAggtaaaaatcaataaatactATCCAtgcatacaaatattataactcAACTTTGTTCACATCGTTGTTGTAAAATTTAGGAGTTGACTGGGGTGGTGTACGCCGTGAATGGTTCGAATTGATCTGCGCGGCTTTATTTGATCCAGGAAATGGTTTGTTTGCATCGTTTGGTGAATCCCAACAAGCTTTGGTACATCCTAACAGCAAACGACCGGCTCATCTTAAGTTAAAGCATTACGAATTCGCTGGTCGTATAGTTGGCAAATGTTTATACGAATCGGCACTCGGAGGATCGTATCGACAGTTGGTACGAGCAAGATTTACAAGATCTTTTCTTGCACAAATTATAGGTCTTAGAGTGCATTATAAGGTAAAGGTATCTGtacaaaattcaaaatttatttacatcacTTTTCCAAATGAGAATCATAACTCATTATTTCACAATACTTTTTATAGTATTTCGAACAAGATGATCCCGATTTATATTTgagtaaagtaaaatatattcttgaaAATGATGTGGAAGAAATGGAATTGTATTTTGTTGAAGAGGAATACGATAAGGACGGTCAATTATTAAAGGTGAGCCAGAAAATTCAACTCATATGTTATGTGTaacttatactttttctttttcttcttttttttttttttcttttccttacaGGTAGCAGAATTAATTCCTGGAGGTAGTAAAGTACGCGTTACCAATGATACGAAACTTCGGTATCTAGACGCGTTAGCGCAACACAGACTCGCTAGTTCAATTCGCAACGAAGTCGATCACTTTTTACGTGGTCTCAACGAACTCATTCCAGACAACCTATTAGGCatattcgatgaaaatgaattagaaGTACGAATCAATAgttctgtgtgtgtatataaatatatacatacacacacatatgtatttttaattcacaTTTTACCAATTCGTATATTTCCTAATGAAATTTGTTCCATACAGTTACTGTTATGCGGAACCGGTGAATATAACGTAGCAGACCTACGGACACATCACATAGCTAATGGAAGTTCTCCAGAATTTCTACGTGTCCTTGATTGGTTTTGGACGGCAGTAAGTAATTTTACACGAGAAGAAATGGCACGATTACTTCAGTTTACTACCGGTTGTTCTCAATTACCACCTGGCGGATTTCAACAACTAAGTCCACGCTTTCAAATAACAGCGGCTCCTACATTCGCGAATTTACCTACAGCTCATACGTGGTACGTGCTCtctaaaataacataaatattttaattacaagtAACTTAATTcatctaattaaaatttatttatcttttttataattattttttttattttttattttttttttttttttttttttttttttttcattttgttcttatttttattttttttagtttcaATCAACTCTGCTTACCCGATTACGAGTGCTACGATCATTTCGAACGAGCGTTGTTATTAGCGATCAGTGAAGGTACCGAAGGTTTTGGTATGATCTAACAAGAAAAAAGCTATATACTGataaaaacatacatacacacattatacataaatatacaagcTAACCTCTAGTCTATTCTAGTCAATATAATTTGTccattatattgaaataatgtatattgtgtaccattttttattatttgatatcaaatattaattttcattccaATGTTTACTTTCGATAATGTCTTTTCTTAACAAAGCTTTTATACTCTTAAAAAACATATGAACTGCATTTTGTTAAACTTAAGTCgtttgaaatatctttaacAAATGTTCAGCTAAATTATGTTCTGCTAATGACCATCAAAATTTAAGCGTAAGAACATGCCGCATTTAATGGCTTGTGGTaacgtttttatataaaaaccgTTATATACTAACAATATAAGAGCAATTTTTAATCTCactatcaatgaaaatttgcTCGATTTCTCAAAGCAAAATTTAGTATAAGTAAGGTATTCTAAGTGTTGTTGAATACATGAACATATTTCGTTACTCGAGCCATAAGATTCAGCATAATTCAACTTGCAAAATAATGGCAAGACCGaggtatttaaaatattgttttgtaGATACTATCGTAGATTTTAAAAAGGTAGCGCGTTAATCGTTATTGATTCatacaaaggaaaaagaaactatagaaaaagatatagatttgaatcttttcgtttgttattttttttctgttttctttatctgtgtagtaaatatacatatatatatacatatatatatatgtatatatatatatatatgtatatatatgtatgtatatatatatatcgtcaaaTTGTTCATTAGAAATTACgaagtaactataataatttgtataatcgtTTCATATCTCatcgttatatttcttctatattattatattttatgtactcAATTACGGAACGAAAGCAATCACAGTATAATCAAAGCCAAAGGCAAAAGACAATGTATTGTACATTTAGAATATACTCTACGACATTCGTTAATTAGTGCGTACATACGTGAATCtcgcaataaaaagaaaatttcttaatatcgACGGTATATACTTGTTACTTTCTATGGAGACCCGTAGATCGGGTTTTATAAGAAGTTTtacttatgaaaaaaatatcacgacCACGATCGTCGTGGCATTGCAAATAGACTAACGTGAATTATGTTATTCCAACCACTTTaagaataaattcatttctcaAGACTATACCGTTCGGGATTGTATAATACATACCATactcaggaaaaaaaaaagaaaagaaacccCATTTTGTGATAAGTATAAATCTTCCACTGTTCTACACGTCATGCGAAAAGACAAAATAGAGAATCTTACTTGCAACGAAATtagcataaaaaataaaataataaaacaaaaaaaaaaaaagaaaagaaaagagaaacacggaaaaaaggaaacaattaGGGAATTTCACGAATCTGACTTAGAACTGTTGTGGATGATGCTTAAGATCCGTCTTGTACTTAAAAACACAGTAATGCAAAATGTGATCGTGCATTTCCAAAAGCAATGACACTTGCACGTGGTTgcttaacattaaaattaactCTAATAACATCAGTCttctctatataaaaaaaaaatactatagtATAAGCCGCAAGCATATTCCAAGTTATGCTTCCTTTTAATTGCTTTGCAACTGTATTGTCGAAAACACCAGGATTCTCTGATATGAGACATGAGAactatgaacaaaaaaaaaataaaaaggaatcaaGAAATCGTAATAGCACGAGagaatcatatttattaaataaaaactggAAATAGATACACATAGTTCCGTCTTCTGATAAAAACAGATCATGCATCGTTATCTTAGCGGTCGGGTTGACGATACTTTGTTTTTATCAGTTTATCAAAATACGCGAAGAAAAGTGTAAAACTTATagattaaaaagtatataacaaGCATTTATTCGTATACATTCTAAACAAACTTATCCTACCCGTTATATATTCCACATGATTCTATACATAATATTCatcatgtaataataatatccttttaattataaaatcattcgatCTCCAACGGTGAGTAAATTTTcttcccaaaaaaaaaaaaaaaacaaaaacaaaaaagaatattaaaaataaaaacaatctaATAATATTCCTTCCGACGTGTTACTTGTAAATTTTGTTCAGTATTGCTCGTTATTTCTGTCCTCCCCATATATGATGTGCAATAACTTTTCCATAAGAGTTCATCTCATGATCGACGAAAGGTAAAAACTCTCTTCGCAAACTTTTCTTTGACTTCAAACATTCTCAACATCGATATCAAACTCGTCATTGACGTTTAACATATTTCCCAATCATACTTGGactataaatttcaattattgataaaaaaaaaaactaattgcatggtattagattttatttaaataataagaatagaaagagatagaaggaaaaagagaaaatattaatctattgagaaatattcaattcaataatagataataacatACCTGATAAAAACTAAGATGGTACAGTAGTactagataaaaaagatagagtaCGCAATATAGCCCGTGGCGCACGAACAACGCTTCCAGCAATTTGTAAAACTCGACTGCTCCATCCTCCTTCTTGTGATTGTCTGATTAAACGTTCCTTCAATTCATTTAGTTCCATtcttatgtataaaaatataaacaatgttatattttcttatataaattacagATTATGTACATAAGAAATGAGATATATCTTACAGTTGACCGTTATATATTGATTCGATACGATGCAAGGCAGCTTCTTTATCGGCCAGTTGATTTTCAAGAACGTTTGAACGTAAGCTTAAAGCTTTCCCCGTTTCTATACTCGATCGTAACTGTTTCTCcaatttcattcgttcatcTTCCCTGACCTTCAATtgtctaaataaaaaagaaaaaaagaaatatcattgttcattaaaaaacgtcgataataatatagtcgacataataattttttgttaaaatattttcaatactcaaattcaatttcaaatattttattacaaatattttacgtcAATGATAAACAGtgatgtttaattattaagaaaaagaaaatgaaatatggtaatattttatatggtaGAATTTTTTCGAGCTTAATCTATCAACAACCTACTTGGCATATTGTTGATTCTGTTCCTGTGCAGAATCGACGAGTGCGACATGTGCAGCCAATCGAATTTGCAAATCCTCGATGGCAGATTCAGCCCTATCTGCTCTACTACCACGTTCTGTAGCTAAAGCTTCGCTTGCGGATATCTAAAATTacgcagagaaagaaagagagagaaaaagagagaatgagagaaaagtataatgaactttttcttctttaaaaactaagagataaaaagaaaaaaaaagaaaagaaagaaatttttccttttaaattattcgtaCGAAATAAGTACTCGGGATGCTATTCAAGTTTAAATCTGATCATTTGAAAATCTCCG
This portion of the Vespa velutina chromosome 4, iVesVel2.1, whole genome shotgun sequence genome encodes:
- the LOC124948608 gene encoding apoptosis-resistant E3 ubiquitin protein ligase 1 isoform X7; this encodes MQMDVMSLEDVYWVEDTAAQATLGKDLQRWIQARQALPTSKRDLETLKADLWSAVVKNSQHQDAWTWGGMLVVSVSVAGLVTLAAMTQPALAPEAKHSLLQYVTGKYLLPSNCRVHFEWEEPQLVGETMTFTVKFYQRNGQPYPICDKDNLIVEVTEGSRRVATLIELGGTDPLAANTAVVKFTVRHAGQYKIAVLIGSCHVHGSPFLKNFLPGPPDPNKTVFVRQSSTVVCTAGIAHSMTIEPRDEYNNLCIFGPGEKPTKGYDVNIIQQIGNHAEKGSVIDYSIHLDYDSPNQRVRLKVSFPKGGCYHATVSLAGLQLHNGDFDIIVLESSVARLVHSNVASKDPDICYVAKLLGMQGERFSKPKKVFCYISPKQLTIKEYLLKFIPKRLVTFRLCPSTKFHFDCLNNHHEGYHSFSIDDGCQPPVELISLYRDIIAATFTLFLLKNIGGSETFADKQDFFYHEVRKHHQKYYHEKLSMKVQRDKLLESSMKATKGFSVSDWCRNFEITFQGEQGVDWGGVRREWFELICAALFDPGNGLFASFGESQQALVHPNSKRPAHLKLKHYEFAGRIVGKCLYESALGGSYRQLVRARFTRSFLAQIIGLRVHYKVKYFEQDDPDLYLSKVKYILENDVEEMELYFVEEEYDKDGQLLKVAELIPGGSKVRVTNDTKLRYLDALAQHRLASSIRNEVDHFLRGLNELIPDNLLGIFDENELELLLCGTGEYNVADLRTHHIANGSSPEFLRVLDWFWTAVSNFTREEMARLLQFTTGCSQLPPGGFQQLSPRFQITAAPTFANLPTAHTCFNQLCLPDYECYDHFERALLLAISEGTEGFGMI